CATCCGTACAATGCTGACCCTGGGACAGAACATGGCATGGCTGATGAAAAAACTGTATCTTTGAACTATAGTAAAAACAGAGGAGATATAATGGCACTTGATGAGGCAGCACTGAAGAAGTTTGGATTCATCCCGCGCGAGACAAAAGATGCAATTAATATTGATCCCCTGCAGACCGCAGGCAAGTTAACAGAAGAGGCCAGGCGTGCTCTGCTGGAATGGGGAGATGGCTATTCCGTCTGCGACTTCTGTGGAGGTGTGCTGGACCTGATCAAGAAGCCACCCATTGAGGAATTTGTGCACGGGGCACTTCCCGAATTCCTAAATATAGATGCTGTGAGAATCACACATGGGGCAAGGGAAGCAAAGTTTGCAGTAATGCATTCTATTGCACAGGAAGGGGATTATGTGGTGATGGATGAAGTTGCACATTATTCCTCTGTTGTTGCTGCTCAGCGGGCCAGACTAAATATTAAAAAAGTGCCTCATAGCGGCAGCCCGGAATACATGACAGATGTAGAAGGATATGCTACTGCTATTGAAGAAGTTATAAAGGAAACAGGTAAAGCACCGGCATTGGCTCTGGTCACCTACCCGGATGGAAACTATGGGAACATCACCGACGTGCAGCGTATATCCAAGATATGCCATGATTATGATGTGCCTCTGCTGCTCAATGGCGCATATGCTGTGGGAAGGATGCCAGTGGATGCAAAAAAGCTGGGTGCTGACTTTGTAGCAGGTAGTGGCCATAAATCTATGGCTGCATCAGGTCCTATAGGACTTTTGGGTGTCAGAAAGGAATATGCCGACATCGTGTTCAGGAAGTCACCTACTAACAAGAACAAGGAAATAGAACTATTGGGATGTACATCCAGAGGCGCCACCATTATGACAATGATAGCCTCGTTCCCTCATGTGGTAGAGAGGGTGAATAACTGGGACCAGGAAGTGCAGAATGCACGCTGGTTCTCCGGTAAACTGGAGGAAATGGGGATCATACAGAAAGGACAAAAGCCACACAACCACGACCTTATGTTCTTTGAAGCACCTGTGTTCTATGAGATATCCCAGAAGGCAAAGAAGGGAAGGTATTTCCTGTACAGGGAACTTAAGGAACGTAATATCCATGGCATTAAATCGGGTCTTACTAAATACTTCAAACTGAGCACATTCCAGGTGGGCAGAGAAAATCTGCAATACGTTCTGGATTCATTCCAGAGTATCATTGAGAAGTATGAAAACGAGAAGTAAGAGAAAAACTTTACTTCTACTTCTTTTACCGCCGGATATTAGTCCCATATTATTATAAACAAAAGAGTATAATATAAGACGTAACAAGTGTATACCAATGGTTAGAGATTCAATTATCCGGCCTTCTAGGGAGAAGCTCAGTAAAATAAAGATGAGACTCACTCATGACCAGCTCAACAAAACCATATTACTCTTTATGATAGTGATATTACCCATCATAGCTATAGATCTGGCAGGACGACAGGAGATCATACCCATCCCTGAAACATTGATGAAGGTAATTCAAGGTATCATAGTGATCTTGGTCTCTTTTGGTGTGGCCACACTGTTCATAAGACTGACCATTAGCTTCATTGCAGGTAAATTTGAAGGTATCGGACAACCTGAAGAAAAGATCCTGCTTAGCAAGTTGTATGTCCTGCTGGTGTATGTGCTGGCTACAGTGGTTGTATTCCTCCAAATGGGTATTGGCATGCAGAATATAGCATTGTTTTTAGGTTTGACAGCCACCGGTTTTGCCTTTGCTATCCGTGATGTGGTACTTTCCTACATAATATGGTTCATGCTGCTGACAAAGAAACCATTCAAGATGGGTGATTACATAAATGTAGCTGGCGAGGAGGGACAGGTCAAGCAC
This DNA window, taken from Methanomethylovorans hollandica DSM 15978, encodes the following:
- a CDS encoding mechanosensitive ion channel domain-containing protein, producing MVRDSIIRPSREKLSKIKMRLTHDQLNKTILLFMIVILPIIAIDLAGRQEIIPIPETLMKVIQGIIVILVSFGVATLFIRLTISFIAGKFEGIGQPEEKILLSKLYVLLVYVLATVVVFLQMGIGMQNIALFLGLTATGFAFAIRDVVLSYIIWFMLLTKKPFKMGDYINVAGEEGQVKHIGMFYVLIDPSPETYADYTKVPNKVFLEKPIRNYGSYKFASTFDLYLKNVPKDIIDRLERIREKGSTLKGADATFYLNSDSDGVKITVEFKTVYGDRDILRDRLMSMMLQELDISA
- the pscS gene encoding O-phospho-L-seryl-tRNA:Cys-tRNA synthase, which gives rise to MALDEAALKKFGFIPRETKDAINIDPLQTAGKLTEEARRALLEWGDGYSVCDFCGGVLDLIKKPPIEEFVHGALPEFLNIDAVRITHGAREAKFAVMHSIAQEGDYVVMDEVAHYSSVVAAQRARLNIKKVPHSGSPEYMTDVEGYATAIEEVIKETGKAPALALVTYPDGNYGNITDVQRISKICHDYDVPLLLNGAYAVGRMPVDAKKLGADFVAGSGHKSMAASGPIGLLGVRKEYADIVFRKSPTNKNKEIELLGCTSRGATIMTMIASFPHVVERVNNWDQEVQNARWFSGKLEEMGIIQKGQKPHNHDLMFFEAPVFYEISQKAKKGRYFLYRELKERNIHGIKSGLTKYFKLSTFQVGRENLQYVLDSFQSIIEKYENEK